In Comamonas koreensis, the genomic stretch GCAGACGCGCTCGGCCATTTCGCTGGCAAACAGCTTGGCCATGGCCGCTTCCTTGAGGCAAGGCTGGCCGGCATCGCGCAGGCTGGCGGCATGCCAGATCAGCTGGCGCGCGGCCTCGATCTGCGTGGCGCATTCGGCCAGGCGAAAGCCAACGGCCTGGTGGTTGATGATGGCGGTGCCAAAGCTCTCGCGCTCCTTGGCGTACTGCACGGCCACGTCAAAGGCGCTGCGCGCCATACCCACGCTTTGGGCGGCAATGCCGATGCGCCCGCCTTCGAGCGCGCCCAGCGCAATCTTGTAGCCCTCGCCCTCGGCGCCAATCAGGTTCTCGGCCGGCACCACGCATTGCTCAAAATTGATCTGTGCGGTATCGCTGCTGTGCTGGCCGAGCTTGTCCTCCAGCCGCGCGACCTGGTAGCCGGGGTTGTCGGTGGGCACGATAAAGGCGCTCATGCCCTTTTTGCCGGCGCCCTTGTCGGTCACCGCAATCACAATCGCCATCTGCCCGTTCTTGCCGCTGGTGATGAACTGCTTGACGCCGTTGATCACATAGGCATCCCCCTGCCTGGTGGCGGTGGTGCGCAGCGCGCTGGCGTCCGAGCCCACATGGGGCTCGGTCAGGCAGAAGGCGCCCAGCATCTCGCCCCTCGCCAGAGGGGCCAGCCATTGCTTCTTTTGCGCATCGCTGCCGTAGCGCATCAGGATGGCATTGACGGGGCAGTTGGTCACGCTGATGGCGGTGCTGGTGCCGCCGTCGCCCGCAGCAATCTCTTCGAGCACCAGGGCCAGGCTGATGTAGTCCAGCCCTGCGCCGCCCAGCGCATCGGGCACGCAGATGCCGTAGGCACCGAGCTGGGCCAAGCCCTGGTGGGCCGCCTTGGGGAACACATGGTCGCGGTCCCACTGCGCAGCGTGCGGCCACAGCTCGGCCTGGGCAAATTCACGCACCGCATCGCGGATCATCGTCTGGTCGTCGTTCAAAAGCATGGGTTTGTCTCCGGATTTTCTAGTTCTGGCGCGGTCTGGCAGGCTGGCTTACCAATGCTTGGCGCGGCGGCCATCGTGGTGCAGCAGGCGCCCCTTGTCCGCATCGCTGACCGAAGCCAGGGTCTTGCGCATGTCGCTCACGCTTTGCTGCACGGTCAGGGGCGCTTCTTGCCCGCCCATGTCGGTCTGCACCCAGCCCGGGTCCAAGGTGATCAGGCGCGCTCCCGGGTAGTCATGCTGGGCCGAGGCCACCGCCATATTCAGCGCCGTCTTGCTGACGCGGTACAGCCAGGAGTAGCTGTCGTCCACACCTTCGATCTGCGACATCGACGACGAGATAAAGGCAAACACGCCGCCGCTGGCCTCGACAATCGGGCCGATCTGCGGCAACAACTGCATCGCACCCAGCACATTGGTGTGCATCACCGCATCAAAATCGGCCTGCGTCGGCACCTCGCGGGCGTTGGGCCGGCGGATCACCCCTGCCACATACATCGCCACATCGATCTGCTGGCCAGCCAACGCAGTCGCCAGCGCG encodes the following:
- a CDS encoding acyl-CoA dehydrogenase family protein; the encoded protein is MLLNDDQTMIRDAVREFAQAELWPHAAQWDRDHVFPKAAHQGLAQLGAYGICVPDALGGAGLDYISLALVLEEIAAGDGGTSTAISVTNCPVNAILMRYGSDAQKKQWLAPLARGEMLGAFCLTEPHVGSDASALRTTATRQGDAYVINGVKQFITSGKNGQMAIVIAVTDKGAGKKGMSAFIVPTDNPGYQVARLEDKLGQHSSDTAQINFEQCVVPAENLIGAEGEGYKIALGALEGGRIGIAAQSVGMARSAFDVAVQYAKERESFGTAIINHQAVGFRLAECATQIEAARQLIWHAASLRDAGQPCLKEAAMAKLFASEMAERVCSAAIQTLGGYGVVNDFPVERIYRDVRVCQIYEGTSDVQKILITRALA
- a CDS encoding SDR family oxidoreductase — translated: MAVILVIGASRGIGLELVREYAQAGWTVLATVRDTEAQARLQALGAQAFLVDVLQPESVTALATALAGQQIDVAMYVAGVIRRPNAREVPTQADFDAVMHTNVLGAMQLLPQIGPIVEASGGVFAFISSSMSQIEGVDDSYSWLYRVSKTALNMAVASAQHDYPGARLITLDPGWVQTDMGGQEAPLTVQQSVSDMRKTLASVSDADKGRLLHHDGRRAKHW